The genomic DNA GCCTTTTCATATGATTTCGATAAACAGCTTGGGGATCTGTGGAATGAAGAGTTGCAGAGACTCAATTTACCCAAACCTAAAGTTCTGGGTTACCCACCAGTTATTTTAGATATTCGTGACGTTATTAAGGTGCAAAAGGAAAATGAGCGTTTAAGAAAAATCTATAATAATGTTGGATTCATTATTGATAATCCGCTATTAAGAGCCGTACCGTTTTTAAAGAAAAAACTCTATTTTTTAAAGCCTTTTTATAAGCGTATTTTTAGGTAGAGATAAATTATAAGTAGATGATTCATGATGTTAAGTGAAAAAATTAAGCAAAAAAAAGTAACCGTTGGTGTTATAGGTCTTGGATATGTTGGTTTACCGTTGGCGGTAGATTTTTCCAAAGCAGGTATCAATGTCTTAGGTTTTGATATTTCTGAAGAAAAATGTACTTCTATCAATGCAGGTAAGTCTTATGTTGAAGACATATCAGATATAGAATTAAACTCTGCTATTTCTACGGGTTTATTAAAAGCTACAACAAACTTTGATGAATTGGCTAATGTAGATTGTGTTAGCATTTGCGTTCCCACACCGTTGGTTAAAACTCAAGATCCAGATATGTCATACATCATGGCCGCGTGTAAAAATATCTCTCAGCATTTAAAAAAAGATCAGTTAATTGTTTTAGAGTCCACAACTTATCCTGGCACAACAGAAGAAGTGCTAAAAACGATGGTAGAAGAAGCTGGCTTTGAAGTAGGAAAAGATGTTTTTGTTGCATTTAGTCCTGAAAGAATTGATCCCGGTAACAAAGTATATCAATTGCACAATACGCCAAAAGTTATTGGAGGTTTAACTGCAAACTGTTTAGAAGTTGCTAGTCAGTTGTACCAAGTTATTGTTGAACAAGTGGTTCCAGTTTCTTCTGCTAAAGCAGCAGAAATGGTAAAATTATTAGAAAACACATTTAGATCGGTAAATATTGGTTTAGCCAATGAAGTGGCTCAGATGTGTCATGTTTTAAATTTAGATAGCAATGAAATTATTAATGCAGCAGCTACCAAGCCATTTGGCTTCACTCCCTTTTATCCTGGACCAGGTTTGGGAGGTCACTGTATCCCCATTGACCCGCATTACCTCTCTTGGAAGCTGAAAACATTAAATTATGAAACGCGCTTTATTGATTTAGCTTCAAAGATTAATACTGAAATGCCTCAGTTTGTAGTGAATTTAGCGGTTGATAAATTAAATACAATGCAAAAAAGTGTTAAGGGATCTAATATTTTATTGGTTGGAGCGGCATACAAAAAAAATATATCTGATTTAAGAGAGTCCCCAAGTTTAGATATTATCAAAATTTTATTAGCTAAAGGGGCCAATGTTAAATATCACGACCCATATGTAGATCGTTTAAAAATTGATAATCAAAAATTTGTTTCTTGTGAATTAACAGGCGAGTTTATTGCAAGTCAAGATTTATGCATTATTTCTACGTGGCACGATAAAT from Oligoflexia bacterium includes the following:
- a CDS encoding nucleotide sugar dehydrogenase; amino-acid sequence: MMLSEKIKQKKVTVGVIGLGYVGLPLAVDFSKAGINVLGFDISEEKCTSINAGKSYVEDISDIELNSAISTGLLKATTNFDELANVDCVSICVPTPLVKTQDPDMSYIMAACKNISQHLKKDQLIVLESTTYPGTTEEVLKTMVEEAGFEVGKDVFVAFSPERIDPGNKVYQLHNTPKVIGGLTANCLEVASQLYQVIVEQVVPVSSAKAAEMVKLLENTFRSVNIGLANEVAQMCHVLNLDSNEIINAAATKPFGFTPFYPGPGLGGHCIPIDPHYLSWKLKTLNYETRFIDLASKINTEMPQFVVNLAVDKLNTMQKSVKGSNILLVGAAYKKNISDLRESPSLDIIKILLAKGANVKYHDPYVDRLKIDNQKFVSCELTGEFIASQDLCIISTWHDKLDIRLFIDHAKSIIDARNATAGYNDPKIFRI